The Populus alba chromosome 4, ASM523922v2, whole genome shotgun sequence genome contains a region encoding:
- the LOC118040087 gene encoding 18.1 kDa class I heat shock protein, whose protein sequence is MEMIPSFLDNHRGRSIIDPFSSFDIWDPFKVFSPFTATSNSLLSRENSAFVNTRVDWKETPEAHIFKADLPGLKKEEVKVEVEDDRVLQISGERNVEKEDKNDTWHRVERSSGKFLRRFRLPEDAKMDQVKASMENGVLTVTVPKEELKKPGDGVKAIEISG, encoded by the coding sequence ATGGAAATGATTCCAAGCTTCTTAGACAACCACCGAGGCAGAAGCATTATAGATCCATTCTCTTCTTTTGACATTTGGGATCCGTTCAAGGTCTTCTCTCCCTTCACTGCCACCTCAAATTCTCTCCTTTCTCGTGAAAATTCAGCCTTTGTAAACACCCGCGTGGATTGGAAAGAGACACCAGAAGCCCATATCTTCAAGGCAGATCTTCCAGGGCTTAAAAAAGAGGAGGTAAAGGTTGAAGTTGAAGATGACAGGGTCCTTCAGATTAGCGGAGAAAGGAATGTAGAGAAGGAAGACAAGAACGATACATGGCATAGGGTGGAGCGAAGCAGTGGCAAGTTCTTGAGGAGGTTTAGGCTCCCCGAGGATGCGAAAATGGATCAGGTCAAGGCTTCTATGGAAAACGGAGTTCTTACTGTGACTGTGCCTAAAGAGGAGCTCAAGAAACCTGGTGATGGTGTCAAGGCTATTGAAATTTCTGGTTAA
- the LOC118040084 gene encoding 17.3 kDa class I heat shock protein — protein sequence MAMIPSFFNNRRGGSIFDTFSEFDIWDPLKEFPFTSTSNSLLSRENSAFVNTRIDWKETPEAHVFKADLPGLKKEEVKVEIEDNRVLQISGDRNVEKEDKNDTWHRVERSSGKFLRRFRLPENAKMDQVKASMENGVLTVTVPKEEIKKPDVKAIEISG from the coding sequence atggcAATGATTCCGAGCTTCTTTAACAACCGCCGAGGCGGCAGCATCTTCGACACATTCTCCGAATTCGACATTTGGGATCCACTCAAAGAGTTCCCTTTCACTTCCACCTCAAATTCTCTCCTTTCTCGTGAAAACTCAGCCTTTGTCAACACCCGCATTGATTGGAAAGAGACACCAGAAGCCCATGTCTTCAAGGCAGATCTTCCAGGGCTTAAAAAAGAGGAAGTGAAGGTCGAAATTGAAGATAACAGGGTGCTTCAGATTAGCGGAGACAGGAATGTGGAGAAGGAAGACAAGAACGATACATGGCATCGGGTGGAGCGAAGCAGTGGCAAGTTCTTGAGGAGGTTCAGGCTGCCTGAGAATGCAAAAATGGATCAGGTCAAGGCATCTATGGAAAATGGAGTTCTTACCGTGACTGTGCCTAAAGAAGAGATCAAGAAACCGGATGTCAAGGCTATAGAAATCTCTGGTTGA
- the LOC118040086 gene encoding UPF0481 protein At3g47200 — protein METELRLIGDQSQENAGTSDDHVTSIMEADRQWLKSVEKKTKLLPKLLNNSAGKSSCCIFRVPHSLVEINKKAYHPHIVSIGPYHHGKVHLKMIEEHKWRFLGGVLARTQQHGIGINDFFKAIAPIEEKIRDCYSETIECSRQEFLEMMVLDGCFIIELFCIVGGIVQGDIDDPIFKMTRMIFFIMRDLLKLENQIPFFVLETLFETSILSSRKQNVSSLTVLALKFFDHAVQRPPEVLRSNGVLEIPLLTVDDFTTSVILNCVAFEQCYAHCSNHITSYVTFMGCLINAPSDAGFLCEYKIVENYFGADEEIASFFNNVGKDVTFDIQRSYLSKVFEDVNEHYSNNWHVRWAEFKHAYFDTPWSFISALAAFVLLVLTMIQAFFAFYGYFRPPKQ, from the exons ATGGAAACAGAATTAAGGCTCATCGGAGACCAAAGCCAGGAAAATGCAGGAACCTCTGATGATCATGTCACTAGCATCATGGAGGCAGACAGGCAATGGCTAAAATCAGTggaaaaaaagactaagctattGCCAAAATTGTTAAACAATTCAGCCGGCAAGAGCTCTTGCTGCATTTTTAGAGTGCCTCACAGCCTCGTCGAGATTAACAAGAAGGCCTATCATCCCCATATTGTCTCCATTGGTCCTTACCACCATGGCAAAGTGCACCTCAAGATGATCGAAGAACACAAATGGCGGTTTCTTGGTGGTGTTCTTGCTCGAACACAGCAACATGGTATTGGGATCAACGACTTCTTCAAAGCCATAGCACCGATTGAGGAGAAGATAAGAGATTGTTACTCTGAGACTATTGAATGTAgcagacaagaattccttgagATGATGGTGCTTGATGGGTGTTTCATTATTGAGCTCTTCTGCATCGTTGGAGGGATAGTGCAAGGAGATATTGATGACCCTATATTCAAAATGACACGGATGATTTTCTTTATCATGCGTGATCTTCTCAAGTTAGAGAACCAAATTCCCTTCTTTGTTCTTGAAACTCTGTTCGAGACCTCAATCTTAtcttcaagaaaacaaaatgtttcATCCCTTACTGTACTTGCCTTGAAATTCTTTGATCATGCTGTTCAAAGACCTCCTGAAGTCCTAAGAAG CAATGGAGTCCTTGAAATCCCACTTTTAACAGTAGATGATTTCACTACGTCTGTCATTCTCAATTGTGTTGCATTTGAACAATGCTATGCCCATTGCTCAAACCACATTACAAGTTATGTTACCTTCATGGGCTGCCTCATCAACGCCCCTAGTGATGCGGGGTTCTTATGTGAGTACAAAATAGTTGAGAATTACTTCGGAGCCGACGAGGAAATTGCTAGTTTCTTCAATAATGTTGGCAAGGATGTTACTTTTGATATTCAGAGGAGTTACCTGTCGAAAGTGTTTGAGGATGTCAACGAGCACTACAGCAACAATTGGCATGTTAGATGGGCAGAGTTCAAGCATGCTTATTTTGACACCCCATGGTCCTTCATATCAGCTTTAGCTGCATTTGTTCTACTCGTCCTCACTATGATACAGGCCTTCTTTGCTTTCTATGGATATTTCCGTCCTCCTAAACAGTAA
- the LOC118040088 gene encoding 18.1 kDa class I heat shock protein — MATIPSFFYNRRANNIFDPVSAFDVWDPLKDFPFTSPNSLMSRENSAFVNTRIDWKETPEAHVFEADLPGLKKEEVKVEIEDDGVLQISGERNVEKEDKNDTWHRVERSSGKFLRRFRLPENAKMDQVKASMENGVLTVTVPKEEIKKPEVKAIEISS, encoded by the coding sequence ATGGCAACGATTCCAAGCTTCTTTTACAACCGGCGAGCCAACAACATTTTCGACCCAGTCTCTGCATTCGACGTTTGGGATCCACTCAAAGACTTCCCTTTCACTTCCCCTAATTCACTCATGTCTCGTGAAAACTCAGCCTTTGTCAACACCCGCATTGATTGGAAAGAGACCCCAGAAGCCCATGTATTCGAGGCAGATCTTCCGGGGCTTAAAAAAGAGGAAGTGAAGGTCGAAATCGAAGATGACGGAGTGCTTCAGATTAGCGGAGAAAGGAATGTGGAGAAGGAAGACAAGAACGATACATGGCATCGTGTGGAGCGAAGCAGTGGCAAGTTCTTGAGGAGGTTCAGGCTGCCTGAGAATGCAAAAATGGATCAGGTCAAGGCTTCTATGGAAAATGGAGTTCTTACCGTGACTGTGCCTAAAGAAGAGATCAAGAAACCTGAAGTCAAGGCGATTGAAATCTCTAGTTAA
- the LOC118040083 gene encoding stress-response A/B barrel domain-containing protein At5g22580, giving the protein MGEIKHLVVVKFKEGVMIEEIIKGMEKLVSEVDLVKSFEWGEDTEGPEMLTQGFTHSFSMTFDKKEDYAAFQSHPNHVEYSAAFSAAIEKIAVLCFPYVRVKPAA; this is encoded by the exons ATGGGAGAGATCAAGCACTTAGTGGTGGTTAAGTTTAAGGAAGGTGTTATGATCGAGGAAATTATAAAAGGGATGGAGAAGCTGGTTTCAGAGGTTGATCTTGTCAAGTCCTTTGAATG GGGAGAAGATACTGAAGGTCCAGAGATGCTTACACAGGGCTTTACTCATTCCTTCTCCATGACATTCGACAAGAAGGAAGACTATGCTGCATTTCAGAGCCATCCTAACCATGTTGAATATTCTGCTGCATTCTCAGCAGCTATTGAGAAAATTGCAGTGCTTTGTTTCCCATATGTTCGTGTTAAGCCAGCTGCATGA